A window of Canis lupus baileyi chromosome 3, mCanLup2.hap1, whole genome shotgun sequence genomic DNA:
CTTGgggtctctctgcctccccttctaCCCTCTCTGAATAGGGAAGGTTCTGGGCTGAATGATGAGGGCTGAGGGCTCAGCACCTGTGGTAGGGAGTGCTGGGCTCATCCACCTTCATGAATCCATAGTCCTTGTCAGCAGGGTGGTAGGTGGCCAGAATATTCATCTCATCCCACCGCTGAGACTTTTTCCTGGAATAGGGGTAGGACCcaagagaggagaaggaaatcTTCCAGTGACCTTCCCTTCACAACCCTCCCTCGTTCCTTCAGTTATTCAAAAACCTTTCTCTTGTATCCTCTCGTGATCTCAGAGGCGCAGGAGCCTGAGGATGGCGAGGCGAGGGTGCCATACCTGATGATAATCACATACTGGCCTGACAACGTTTACTGGGCCCCAGCTGCGGCCCCAGAGAGCCTGGAACCCGAGAATTCCCAGCTCACAGCCCTCAGCCGCTCTCCTTCCTAGTTCTTAGGACACCACCCTCTCCCCTAGCTCCGCCCCCTCCAGTGTCGGGAACCCCGCCCTCCGGGCTCCGCGCCGCTGCCCCCTGAGCGGGGCTCCTTACTTGTCCGCATGGAGGCACTTCTGCATCAAGATGGAGCTGCTGTTTTTTAGGATGCTCCGGGGTCGGCCCTCACCAGGTTTGTGGGAGTGCGAGCAAGTTGACCCGGAGCGCGGCGGACTGCATCCCGAGTTGTACACCCCAGAGCCCCCAGACCCGAGGCCGCAGGTCCCGGATACACTGGTTCCAGGGAAGGGGGCATTGAATCCGTCAGGGTTTGGGCAGGACCCGGCGCTCAGGCCCGCAACCTCCCCAGGGTGCTGGCTGGGCCCGGAACCGGGGACTGCTACCCTCGCCGAGGGCCGGCTAACTCTAGGACTGCGAGTTACGATCCCTCCAGAGTGCAGGGGGGGCTCAGAACCGTGAAACAAGGCAGCACCGGAGGGCGGCCCGGCATCTGCCTCGACTCCTCCGACGCCTCCTAGCGCTCCCCTGCTCGCCCCTCCCGGAGACTCCCCACCGAGGCCGCCAGCGGCCCCCACAGCCTCCGGCTTCTCCATGGCCCCTCCCGGGGGCCCCTCTCAGCTGCCCCGCCCCCACATAAccccgccccgaggccccgcccccaccgcgcCGGGCGGGGGACGCTCTGGCAGAGGCCCGGGTCCACTTCCGCTCCGCTCTCCGGGGCCGCGATCCGGGGTTCCAGACTCTAAGTAGGGCCCTCGGGCTGGGGGGTTGCCCTCTggttgcctctctctgtcccaccCAAAGGCCTTCTTTGTCTCTGGGATTTGTTCCCGCCCTTCTTCCCCATCACCGCCTTCATCCGAATTATCCAATCACAATCGGGGGTCCCGGTTACGGGCGAAAAGCCTTGATTGTGACGTCACAGCCTTTCAGCCTCAGCGCGAGCTCGCAGAGTTGGGCTGGGGGCTTGTTCCTAGCTCGGGGGtctttttgggggggcgggggtcaatTCCTCAGCGCCGTTGCTGGAAACCACCTGCCAAGGTTTCACTGGACTGTTTATCCGTGGCTTTAAGATTTAAGGGTCTGGCTGGATGGGAGTTCACGGTGGGCTTATCTGGAAGTACTGCCAACCCCTTTAGCCTCCGCCGGCCCCCTCCCCAAAGTTGGCCTGCTGTGCCCCTCACGAGAGGTGTGATACAAAGCGACGAGGTTGCGACAGTGTCGCAAAGACGTAGCCGCGCGGCGCCGAGGTGTTCATTTATAAAGCGCCCGGCTCCCTTCCCCAGGTCCTAAGGCCGCTGCTCACCCACTGCGAAGGCTGTGGCGCGAGGGGAACACACCCCCTCCGCCCGCCGTAAAGCGGCTTCCTAGAGGGGCCGCGTACCTCGGCGAGGGCGGGGTCGTCGGCGCCGCTGTTGCCAAGCTGAAGGTGGGGCGGACCCCCTGCGTCGTAAAGGGGCCTGCGGCTGTCGTTTCCTCTTCTGTCGCAAAAGCTCCCTGTCCTAGCCCACACGCCTTTGAGAGCCTCGCCGTCACCCCGCCGTGCCGTAAAGCAAGCCTGCCCGACCCCGTCGTCCTCCGTTCCCACCGTGGTGGGTTACTAGTTCCCTAGCCCGGGATGCTTCCTCGCCCGGCAGTGCCGTAAAGCATACCCGGCCCCAGCGCGGAATCCCGTTCCCTCTGGGTGTCTGTGCGTCGCGGTTGCCACGGTGCCGCCAAGCGCGGCTGTCGCGCGGCCCCGGTGTCAGCGGCGATGGCGGCGGGGTCGGGTGGGAGCGGGGGCTCCGGGGGTGGCCCCGGGCCGGggcctggcgggggtgggggccccGGCGGGAGCGGCGCAGGGCCGGGGTCCGGCGGGGAGTTGCACCCCCGCACCGGGCGCCTGGTGAGCCTGTCGGCCTGCGGGCGTACCGCGCGGCGGCAGCAGCCGGGCCAGGAGTTTAACCACGGGCTGGTGTTGAGCCGGGAGCCCTTGCGCGATGGACGCGTCTTCACCGTCCGCATCGACCGCAAGGTGCGGAGCGGGGCCCgcgggagggaggcgggagggggcgaGCGGGAGACGCGGGGCGGGACGGCCGGGCTGGCCTCCGCCGCCGGCTGCCGAGAGCGAACCGACACACCGTCGCGGCACCAGGCGGCGGgcggggaaggggagagggacggcgaGAGCTTTAGATTGCTCGAGACCCCGGAGCAGGGAACGGACACGGGACGCTGCCACCCCAGGGGTGGTTAGGGTCCAGATCTCCCGGGATGGTTTCTGGGGAGGTGAAAAGATGGAGGGATGTCGGGGATGTGGTAGGAGCGCAGGAGAGAAGCCGGGGAAGGACCGGCCGTTGGAGGATCAGCTGGGGCGAAGAGGTGGGTGAGGAGAGACCCTCAGGGGGGCCGAGGGGAGGTGTGCCTGCTTGTGTGCCCCTCGGAGAAGAGGCCAGGTGCACACAGATGGAACTTGGGAAGAGAGGGAATCTGAGTGGAGCAGGAGCCCTGGAGAAAAtgaggtcgggggtggggggaattgggaggggggaggagggtggtAGACAGGAGCTAGGAGGATGGGCATGGAGAGCCGGGAACTTGGATGCTGGAAGCCAGGGGGGCTGCAGCCAGGGCATGGTGGTGTTGGGGACAGATCCCAGAGTGGGGGCAGAGTTGCTGGGGTACAGCGGGCCCAGCAGTCCCTGAGACAGTCCAGATGATTGCTCACAGGACCACCTCTCTAGAGTCGTGTCTTGGGTCTCAATAGAGAAAAGCCAGTTAGCTGTTAGGGGTGTGGAGAGAGGGGGACACGTGGTTTGTGAAATGTGGTTTCCTAGTGGTTGGGGACCCACGGTAGCCCATCCTGAGCCTCTGTCCACCACCCTTATCACAGGTCAACTCCTGGAGTGGCTCCATTGAGATTGGGGTGACGGCCCTAGACCCCAGTGTTCTGGACTTCCCAAGCAGCGCCACAGGGCTGAAGGGGGGCTCATGGGTAGTGTCAGGCTGCTCGGTGTTGAGGGATGGACGCTCTGTGCTGGAGGAGTATGGTCAGGACCTGGACCAGCTTGGTGAAGGGGACCGTGTGGGCGTGGAGCGCACAGTTGCTGGGGAGCTGCGGCTCTGGGTGAATGGGCGGGACTGTGGTGTTGCCGCCACGGGCCTCCCCGCCCGGGTCTGGGCCGTGGTGGACCTTTACGGCAAGTGCACCCAGATCACCGTGCTGCCCCCCGAGCCAGGTTTCAGCCCCCCTGCTCCCATCCCCACACCTCCCCTCGAGCCCTCTGCACCCCCTGAAGATTCCACCTTGACTGAACAGGCGACCTCTGGGGATGAAGGTGAGAACCCAGCCAGGGCCGAGGGGAAGAGGcggggcagggggagtggcagaaggcaTGGGTGACTAGTGACCATGGAGTCTGGGTTCGGGTAGGGCCACTCAGACCCCAGTCTGCTGAAGGGGAAGCAGGGGCTACAGGAGGGGTGTCCTGGTTGTGGGCCCCGCAGCAGGGGCTGGACCCTCATTCCCCTCCCACCCCGCCTGGTCCCCAGCCTTCATGGTGTCCCCAGCGCAGCCCCGGCCGGAGACGTTTCCTAACAGCCTTGAGTCGCATAATGGTGAGGGCACCCTGGAGGCTTTGGGAAGGGGAATGGGAAGTGAGGCGGAAGGTGAGGGGAGGGGGCCCTCAGGAGAGGATTAGGGGGAGAGTGGAGGGCCTGAACGTGTAGAGCCTCATTCCGGCTTCCCTCCCCTGTCCTGCCGCCTAGACTTTGCCAGCATGGAGCTCTCTGAGGTGGTGGGCAACGCCATCCTTTCTGCCTACAACGGGGGGCTCCTAAATGTGAACCTGAGCTCCCCACCGGCAGGGGAAGGACTGGGGTCTGGCGGGGCTGCCACCTCGCCCATCCTCACCTCCAACGACGCCCTGCTCTTTCACGAGAAGTGTGGGACTCTCATCAAACTCAGCAACAACAATAAGACAGCTGAGCGCCGCCGGCCCCTGGACGAATTCAACAACGGGGTTGTCATGACCAACCGCCCTCTCCGGGACAATGAGATGTTTGAGGTGTGTGAGGTCCTGGGCCCTGGCTGGTACCTCACCCTCTGGGAACCAaaaatggggctcgatccctgacATTGGAAGGGTGGGGCCGAGGGTCCTCTCTCCACATTGAcatgccctcctctccctcctgctgtcgCTCCCCCCAAGATCCGCATTGACAAGCTCGTAGACAAGTGGTCGGGCTCCATTGAGATTGGTGTCACCACCCACAACCCCAACAACCTGGAGTACCCTGCCACCATGACCAATTTACAGTCAGGTACCAGCCCTGGCGGGGCGGGGACACCTTCCCATGGTGAAGGAAGGCCTGGCCTGATGCCGGGCGTCTGCCTTCCCACAGGCACCATCATGATGAGCGGCTGTGGGATCCTGACCAATGGCAAGGGCACCCGCCGGGAGTACTGTGAATTCAGCCTGGATGAGCTGCAGGTAAGGGGTGGGCGTGCAGTCTGGGCCGCGCTCTGGGGCAGCCTTGTTACCCAGCACCCCTGCCCGGGCACCCCAGTCTCCGCTGTGACCTGGAACAAGGCTTCTGATCTTTCTCCGAGAGGTTCCTTCTGAGAAGGCACGGTTGCCTGGTAGTTAGGCACTCAGATTTCAGAgccagaggttttctttttttctgagggGTCGTGTGGGGTCATGACTACAGTCAAGAAGCTTGCTCACTATGTTtggtatgggtttctttttttcttttcttctccacgCCTGAGATGAGCTCATGAATTGCTTGGAGAGGTGGCTAAGGTGCTGTGTATGAGGTGGCTTCACCCTGTGCCAGACTTGCTGTGAGGGAGGGTTCAGGGGCTCAAGACTCAGGTGCCTTTGGGGCTGTTCCCCTGCGGCCTGGGCCAGAGCCTGATTGGAGGCGGATTCCAGATCTTTGTTTTTCTGCTCTGACTAGGAGGGCGACCACATTGGTCTCACAAGGAAGTCCAACTCAGCCCTGCACTTCTTTATCAATGGCATTGATCAGGGTAAGGAGATACCTGAGGCAGGCCATTGGGCTAGGGCTTTCGGTGTTGGGCAGGGGTCTGTACCTCACCGTCCTGTGTCTCCCTGATGCTGGTCTCCCCAtattccttccctctctgccttctccccgGCAGGCGTGGCTACCCCACTGACACCCCCAGTGGTGTACGGCGTGGTGGACTTGTACGGGATGGCTGTGAAGGTGACCATCGTCCACAATAACAACCACAGCGACCGGCTGCGTCGAAACAATGCCATCCTGCGGGCACTGTCCCCCGAGGGCGCCCTGCGTCGCGCCACTCCTGCCACCCAGGCAGAGCCCGAGCGCCTGCTCTTCCACCCTAACTGCGGGCAGAAGGCAGCTATCACCCACGAGGGACGCACTGCCCTGAGGCCCCAGTATGGCCCATGGTGTGGGGAGAAGCCTGCTGCAGGGACTCTAACAGGATCGGAGGAGGGGTGGAGAAGCAGGAGGCAGGCGTGGGGGGGGGTGTGTGGCTTCTGACCTGGGGAGTTCTTGATAGTATGGGGGGGTGCCTCCTGGAGAGTGAAGTTCAGCCACGTGGCTCAGCaccacaggtgtgaggtgggcaCTGGCGGGCTAAGCTTTGGTGTGCTCAGTTACGCATTCGCTGTGCCCTCAGTGCCACAGATGACTTCAACCATGGCGTGGTGCTGAGTAGCAGAGCCCTGCGGGACGGAGAGGTGTTTCAGGTGCGCATCGACAAGATGGTGGACAAGTGGGCTGGCTCCATTGAGATTGGTGTCACCACCCACAACCCTGCCTACCTCCAGTTGCCCTCCACCATGACCAACTTGCGCTCTGGTGAGCTCCCAAGGAGGGCGGGGCCAGGATCAGGTCCTAAGGGGGAAGCTGCCCCCACAGCCCCCACGGAGCTGGCTTGTTCTTGTTTTGCTGCGGCGGCCTGCCACGGGGGCGAGGAGTGCCGTGGGGGCTGTGAAGGGCAGGGGGCCCGGGGCTCACTTATGTGCTCTGTGTTTCCTCGTTCTCCTAGGGACCTGGATGATGACCGGGAATGGGGTGATGCACAACGGAACGACCATTTTGGACGAGTATGGGCACAATCTGGACCGCCTCAAGGTGGGGGAGCAGGTGTGCCGCCCAGGCCTGGTGATGGGGGGCAGGCCCATCGGGGCTGCTATAGGACTAGCCCAGGCGGGAACTCTGCCTGACTCCTCACTCCAGCCCCCCTTCTTCCAAGGCAGGGGACACTGTGGGCGTGGTGCGGCGGGAGGACGGGACCCTGCACTTCTTCGTCAACGGGATGACCCAGGGCCCTGCGGCCTGGAATGTGCCCCCTGGCGTCTACGCTGTTGTGGACCTCTATGGCCAGGCAGCCCAAGCTACCATTGTGGATGACGTGGGTGAGGGCTGGGATGGGTAGGAGCtggggggtgctggggtggcctGGGGTGGCTACCGCCCAGGCCTGGTAGGAGctggggggtggctggggggcCTCGGAGACCACTGGAAGCCTAACGGGTGATGACCACTCTCACAGAGGTGCCCCCGGCCCCTGAGCCCCTCTCTGAAGGGAACAACCAGGTGTCTCCCAGCTCCCCATCATCAGGGGCCGGGGGCTCTGACCTGCGCTTCCATCAGCTGCACGGCAGTAATGCAGTCATCACCAACGGGGGCCGCACCGCACTCCGGCACAACTGCCGCAGCGAGTTCAATGACGCCATCGTCATCTCCAACCGGTCAGTGTTGGCGCTGTCACGGCCCCAGCCTCCCGCCGCCCAGCCTTGGCCACCCAACTGGGGCCTGATTGCCGCTGTCTCTGGCAGGGCCCTGCGGGACGGAGAGCTGTTTGAAATCGTTATTCAGAAGATGGTGGACCGCTGGTCAGGCTCCATTGAGGCTGGTAAGGGGCACCTGTGCATTTCTGCATgcgtgcatgcacgtgtgtgacAGACTCTGTGTGCTGGGGATGGTGCTGGCTGCCCGTTGCTGGAGCCTTGGTTCTGACCCCCTGCTGCTACCTCCTAGGAGTGACTGCCATTCGGCCGGAAGACCTCGAATTCCCCAACACCATGACAGACATTGACTACGACACATGGATGCTGAGGTTAGGCTGCCTGTGGGGACAGCCAGCCTGGCAGGGTCAGGTGGAGCTAGTGAGGATGAGGGAAGCCAGCTTTGGGGCCTTCGGTGGCCCTGGACAACGACAGGTCCAAGGGATCGGGTcgctcttttctttccattctgggAAGTGCTCCCATGTCACCACGCACCCCACGGTGGCCcagcttccttttctcctcttatGGCAGCTCCCGCTTTTCTCTGTGGGTGGTCCCCAGAGGTATGGGAGACAGGATTGGGTCTCAGACCCCAGATGAAGATCCTGATGCAAGGCACTGGAAGGTTCTGACGATCAGAGACTGCTCAGAGGCCTGTGTGGGGAAGAGGCGGGAGGCTCAGCGGTCCTTCTGTCCTCTCTCCAGTGGCACGGCCATCATGCAAGACGGGAACACGATGCGCAACAACTACGGGTGTGACCTGGACGCCCTGGGCACGGGTGCACGCATCGGCATGATGCGAACAGCCAAGGGTGACCTGCACTACTTCATCAACGGCCAGGACCAAGGCGCCGCCTGCTCAGGCTTGCCTCCGGGTAAAGGTGACTGCTCTGTGCCTTTTGGCCCGCCACCCTCATGCCAGCTCAGCCCGGGCTCTCGGGCTTCTGATCCCCTCCTTCTCCATCCAGAGGTGTACGCAGTAGTGGATCTTTACGGCCAGTGTGTCCAAGTGTCCATCACCAATGCCACCGGCCCCATGGACAACAGCTTGGCAACCAGCAACACTGCCACCGAGAAATCCTTCCCTTTGCACTCCCCAGGTTCAGCGCGTGGGGAGGGCGGGTGGGCTATGCTTGCAAGCCGGGGGCTGGAGGGATGCGGCGACAGCGGACGGGGAGCTGCTCAAGGACAGGGCAGCCCCCTCAGCTACAGACCCAGGGGAGGGAATAAGCTGGGGTAGGAAGCCATCAGGAAGAGGCTGGAGTTGGGCCAGGGTGCTGGAAGCTGCTCATGTGCTTGGGGATTGGGGCTGGCTGTGGTGACCAGGGTCGGAGGTCGCACGGCAATGGCAGTCGGGGCCTGAATGGCAGCTTCACAGTTCACCTGAAAGCCTTGACCCCAGTCCTGCCCCTTCCTTTCTCCGCAGCGGCTGGCGTGGCTCACCGATTCCACAGTACTTGCGGCAAGAATGTGGCCCTGGAGGAGGATGGCACAAGGGCGGTACGTGCGGTGGGCTATGCGCATGGCCTGGTCTTCAGCACCAAGGAACTCAAGACGGAGGAAGTATTTGAGGTGCGCGGGGGGGCCCTTGTGGCAGGGCCAGGCTGCTTCctgtcctcctgctcctgctAGTGCCggctgctgtgctctctctccctctcttttaccCCCTCAGGTGAAAGTAGAGGAACTGGATGAGAAGTGGGCGGGCTCCCTCCGGCTGGGGCTGACCACACTAGCGCCCGGGGAGATGGGGCCTGGCGCAGGTGGGGGCCCagggctgcctccctccctcccggagCTCCGGACAAAGACCACCTGGATGGTGTCCAGCTGTGAAGTGAGGCGTGACGGGCAGCTCCAGAGGATGAACTACGGCCGGAGCCTGGAGAGGCTGGGGGTGACACTGTTGGCTCCAGGGACGGGGTGGAGGTGGGCAcatgggtgagggggtggggggctgagcaTCTGTGCTTGTGTCACCTCGATCCTAGGTGGGGAGCCGCGTGGGCATTCGTCGGGGCGCAGATGACACGATGCACATCCTGGTGGATGGAGAGGACATGGGGCCCGCAGCTACCGGCATTGCCAAGGTGGGTCTGAGACGTTTCTTGGGTTTGGGGGTGCAGGCTGGAGGCCCCCTGCGGGTGTCTAACTCCTGCATCTACCTCCTGCCCCCAGAATGTGTGGGCCGTGCTGGATCTCTACGGGCCGGTACGGAGTGTGTCTGTGGTCAGCTCCACAAGGCTGGAGGAGCCCGAGGGCACCCAGCCTCCATCTCCCAGCTCGGACACGGGCAGCGAGGCCGAGGAAGATGACGATGGGGAGGAGCACAGCTTGAGAGTGAGAGGCTGTGTGGGGCACACAGGGCATGTGGATGGCCACTCAGTGGGCCGTCGGACACCGGGGTGTTCCGGGGTTCTCTGATCCTGCCCCAGGTCGCAGAGGCGTAGACGCAAGCTCTGTGTCAACGCCAGGCGGAGGGTGGGGCGAGGCAGCTGGGCCTCGCATGGACAACCCCAGCAGCCCATCTCTGCTCCATGCCAGGGTCAGAGTCAAGTGGCCATGATGTCGACGTCACTGGAGTTCCTGGAGAACCATGGGAAGAATATCCTTTTGTCCAACGGGAACCGTACGGCCACACGCGTAGCCAGCTACAACCAGGGCATCGTTGTCATCAACCAGCCCCTGGTGCCCCAGCTCCTAGTCCAGGTGGGCATTTGCTCCTTAACCTGCTGCAGCTCTTCCTGTGTGGGGTGACCCAGGGCCAACCCTCCTGGAGAAAACCTTTCCATTTGAGGGCAAGGTAGAGGCAGCCCCCTTGGATGAGCTTCATGGGCTGTGATTCGTTCATACCCTGTGGTGGGGTTTGTGCGTGGACTGTGTGGAAGGCCCACCTGGTAGCTGGTGAGGGAAGCAGTGGGGATGGGCTGGCGGGGTCCCAAGAAAGACACTTGGTACTACGTGTGGGTGCAGAGAGGGCTTTCCAGTGGAGCAGGCCTTCCTGCTacaggaaggaaataaatgaacCCGCTGTTTGCAGTCCCTCCCTGCCTCAGCAGGGGGGACATTGCAGGGCTCCCCTCCGGGAGGTGCCAGCCTCCAtccctggctggggtggggagcctCTTCCCAGAGGGCCATGATCCCGGAGTGGCCGCCTTTCCCTTCCAGGTGCGGATAGACTTCCTGAACCGGCAGTGGACATCTTCCCTGGTCCTGGGAGTCATCACCTGCCCGCCTGAGAGGCTCAACTTCCCTGCTTCTGCCTGCGCCCTCAAACGGGCAGCCTGGCTGCTGCGGGGCCGGGGCATCTTCCACAATGGTCTCAAGGTGGgtagggagcagggggaggggagagggccagGACTCAGCGTTGGGCAGGGCTGGCCCACAGGTTGAAGTGGGGCCTCCAGCCGTGGTGGTGAGGCCACAGGTATAAAGGTGCACTGTAGGGAAAGACTATGGGGTTGGGGGAGCAAGAGCGGGAGCATCATCATCGGAACTCTGGGGCGTCCTGTGtctttctgcatccttgccattGAGAATGTTGTAGGGGAGGACAAAGGGAAGCAGACTGTAGGTATTTGAGAGATGGGGTGGAGCCTGGGCAGAGGGCGAGCATGGTGTCAAAGCCCTGGCATTGGCAGTCCCAAGTAGGTGAAGGGCTATATGGACTACAGTGGGCAGTGGGCAGCCTTGGCTGCTGCCGGTGGGAGTCTGATCTTTGGGAAGACAGTAGGTCTCTCTTCCTAGATTTGTGAGAAGTTTGGGCCAAATCTGGACACGTGTCCTGAAGGCACCATCCTGGGGCTGCGGCTAGACAGCTCTGGGGGCCTGCATCTCCACGTCAATGGGATGGACCAGGGGGTGGCGGTATCAGATGTCCCCCAGCCCTGCCATGCGCTTGTGGACCTCTATGGGCAGTGTGAGCAGGTGAGCGGCAAcaagggcctggggtggggcagtCTGTGATCTGGGAGCCAGTTAGCaggccctgggggctcagtcacaCTCATCACACTCTCTCCGGCAGGTGACAATCGTGAGTCCTGAACCAGGGGCAGCCAGTGGGAAGAGTGCTGGAACCCAAGGGGACATGGAGAAAGCGGACATGGTGGATGGTGAGCCAGCCCACAGGGCCGggcctctccccagccctgtCCCACCCCGTCGCCCCAACTCCCGTGACCCGTGCCCCCCTCTGTCCTGTCAGGTATCAAGGAAAGTGTGTGCTGGGGCCCCCTGCCAGCTGCCAGCCCTCTCAAGAGCTGCGAGTACCACGCCCTCTGCTCCCGCTTCCAAGAACTGCTGTTGCTTCCTGGTGAGTGTCTGGGTGAGTGCCCGGTCATCCAGAGCCTGCCTCACCCCTTGGACCATTGCTGGGCTGTGCTCAGAGCCCCGGGAACCAGCAGGAAGGGGTCTGTGTGCTGGAGGCCCAGGGCGGGAGCTGTAGCGCCCACACTGCTCCTCACTTTTTCACAGAGGACTATTTCATGCCTCCACCCAAGCGGAGCCTGTGCTACTGTGAGTCTTGCCGGAAGCTTCGAGGTGACGAGGCCCACAGGCGCCGTGGGGAGCCCCCCCGGGAATACGCGCTGCCCTTCGGCTGGTGCAGGTTCAATCTCAGGTACACGCAGGGCAGGGTCATGCGTCTGCTTTCGTGCTCTTTCTTCCTTGACGAAGGAGGCTCCCAAGAGGGTGCGTGGAAGAAGCCACAGAACCTTTACTGGTCGAGGGGAGGATCTTTGTCCAGTCTGCCCGGTCTACACCCTAGGGTGAATCCCCGCCTGGAAGCTGGAACGATGACTAAGAAGTGGCACATGGCATATCACGGGAGCAACGTGGCAGCCATCCGGAGGGTGCTAGACCGAGGAGAGCTGGGAGCAGGtccgggggcaggggcagagaagggGCAAGCCAGGCCTGGGCCAGGAGGCTCTCCCTGCAGGCACCGCCTCCATCCTGACTGGCTCTCCCCGCAGGCACCGCCTCCATCCTGAGCTGCCGGCCCTTGAAAGGCAAGCCTGGGGTGGGGTTTGAGGAGCCTGGCGAGAACTGCGCCCCACCCCGGGAGGAGCAGCCCCCTTCCGTCTTGCTGTCCCCCTCCCTCCAGTATGCTGGGGCCGAGACCCTAGCGTCCAAAGTGCAGTGAGTACATGGGGGCTGGGACTGGGGTCTCCATGGCTTCCCATTGGTGTCCCCGCTGTGACACTTGGGTCTTGTCTCACTCTAGCACATTTACTGTTGAAGGTGACTAGTACTGTGGAAATAAAAGTAGAGTGGGAC
This region includes:
- the NEURL4 gene encoding neuralized-like protein 4 isoform X9; this encodes MAAGSGGSGGSGGGPGPGPGGGGGPGGSGAGPGSGGELHPRTGRLVSLSACGRTARRQQPGQEFNHGLVLSREPLRDGRVFTVRIDRKVNSWSGSIEIGVTALDPSVLDFPSSATGLKGGSWVVSGCSVLRDGRSVLEEYGQDLDQLGEGDRVGVERTVAGELRLWVNGRDCGVAATGLPARVWAVVDLYGKCTQITVLPPEPGFSPPAPIPTPPLEPSAPPEDSTLTEQATSGDEAFMVSPAQPRPETFPNSLESHNDFASMELSEVVGNAILSAYNGGLLNVNLSSPPAGEGLGSGGAATSPILTSNDALLFHEKCGTLIKLSNNNKTAERRRPLDEFNNGVVMTNRPLRDNEMFEIRIDKLVDKWSGSIEIGVTTHNPNNLEYPATMTNLQSGTIMMSGCGILTNGKGTRREYCEFSLDELQEGDHIGLTRKSNSALHFFINGIDQGVATPLTPPVVYGVVDLYGMAVKVTIVHNNNHSDRLRRNNAILRALSPEGALRRATPATQAEPERLLFHPNCGQKAAITHEGRTALRPHATDDFNHGVVLSSRALRDGEVFQVRIDKMVDKWAGSIEIGVTTHNPAYLQLPSTMTNLRSGTWMMTGNGVMHNGTTILDEYGHNLDRLKAGDTVGVVRREDGTLHFFVNGMTQGPAAWNVPPGVYAVVDLYGQAAQATIVDDVEVPPAPEPLSEGNNQVSPSSPSSGAGGSDLRFHQLHGSNAVITNGGRTALRHNCRSEFNDAIVISNRALRDGELFEIVIQKMVDRWSGSIEAGVTAIRPEDLEFPNTMTDIDYDTWMLSGTAIMQDGNTMRNNYGCDLDALGTGARIGMMRTAKGDLHYFINGQDQGAACSGLPPEVYAVVDLYGQCVQVSITNATGPMDNSLATSNTATEKSFPLHSPAAGVAHRFHSTCGKNVALEEDGTRAVRAVGYAHGLVFSTKELKTEEVFEVKVEELDEKWAGSLRLGLTTLAPGEMGPGAGGGPGLPPSLPELRTKTTWMVSSCEVRRDGQLQRMNYGRSLERLGVGSRVGIRRGADDTMHILVDGEDMGPAATGIAKNVWAVLDLYGPVRSVSVVSSTRLEEPEGTQPPSPSSDTGSEAEEDDDGEEHSLRGQSQVAMMSTSLEFLENHGKNILLSNGNRTATRVASYNQGIVVINQPLVPQLLVQVRIDFLNRQWTSSLVLGVITCPPERLNFPASACALKRAAWLLRGRGIFHNGLKICEKFGPNLDTCPEGTILGLRLDSSGGLHLHVNGMDQGVAVSDVPQPCHALVDLYGQCEQVTIVSPEPGAASGKSAGTQGDMEKADMVDGIKESVCWGPLPAASPLKSCEYHALCSRFQELLLLPEDYFMPPPKRSLCYCESCRKLRGDEAHRRRGEPPREYALPFGWCRFNLRVNPRLEAGTMTKKWHMAYHGSNVAAIRRVLDRGELGAGTASILSCRPLKGKPGVGFEEPGENCAPPREEQPPSVLLSPSLQYAGAETLASKVQFRDPKSQRTHQAQVAFQVCVRPGSYTPGPPSATLREPPDPHFSPAELEWITKEKGATLLYALLVRVE
- the NEURL4 gene encoding neuralized-like protein 4 isoform X6, whose translation is MAAGSGGSGGSGGGPGPGPGGGGGPGGSGAGPGSGGELHPRTGRLVSLSACGRTARRQQPGQEFNHGLVLSREPLRDGRVFTVRIDRKVNSWSGSIEIGVTALDPSVLDFPSSATGLKGGSWVVSGCSVLRDGRSVLEEYGQDLDQLGEGDRVGVERTVAGELRLWVNGRDCGVAATGLPARVWAVVDLYGKCTQITVLPPEPGFSPPAPIPTPPLEPSAPPEDSTLTEQATSGDEDFASMELSEVVGNAILSAYNGGLLNVNLSSPPAGEGLGSGGAATSPILTSNDALLFHEKCGTLIKLSNNNKTAERRRPLDEFNNGVVMTNRPLRDNEMFEIRIDKLVDKWSGSIEIGVTTHNPNNLEYPATMTNLQSGTIMMSGCGILTNGKGTRREYCEFSLDELQEGDHIGLTRKSNSALHFFINGIDQGVATPLTPPVVYGVVDLYGMAVKVTIVHNNNHSDRLRRNNAILRALSPEGALRRATPATQAEPERLLFHPNCGQKAAITHEGRTALRPQYGPWCGEKPAAGTLTGSEEGWRSRSATDDFNHGVVLSSRALRDGEVFQVRIDKMVDKWAGSIEIGVTTHNPAYLQLPSTMTNLRSGTWMMTGNGVMHNGTTILDEYGHNLDRLKVGEQAGDTVGVVRREDGTLHFFVNGMTQGPAAWNVPPGVYAVVDLYGQAAQATIVDDVEVPPAPEPLSEGNNQVSPSSPSSGAGGSDLRFHQLHGSNAVITNGGRTALRHNCRSEFNDAIVISNRALRDGELFEIVIQKMVDRWSGSIEAGVTAIRPEDLEFPNTMTDIDYDTWMLSGTAIMQDGNTMRNNYGCDLDALGTGARIGMMRTAKGDLHYFINGQDQGAACSGLPPGKEVYAVVDLYGQCVQVSITNATGPMDNSLATSNTATEKSFPLHSPAAGVAHRFHSTCGKNVALEEDGTRAVRAVGYAHGLVFSTKELKTEEVFEVKVEELDEKWAGSLRLGLTTLAPGEMGPGAGGGPGLPPSLPELRTKTTWMVSSCEVRRDGQLQRMNYGRSLERLGVGSRVGIRRGADDTMHILVDGEDMGPAATGIAKNVWAVLDLYGPVRSVSVVSSTRLEEPEGTQPPSPSSDTGSEAEEDDDGEEHSLRGQSQVAMMSTSLEFLENHGKNILLSNGNRTATRVASYNQGIVVINQPLVPQLLVQVRIDFLNRQWTSSLVLGVITCPPERLNFPASACALKRAAWLLRGRGIFHNGLKICEKFGPNLDTCPEGTILGLRLDSSGGLHLHVNGMDQGVAVSDVPQPCHALVDLYGQCEQVTIVSPEPGAASGKSAGTQGDMEKADMVDGIKESVCWGPLPAASPLKSCEYHALCSRFQELLLLPEDYFMPPPKRSLCYCESCRKLRGGSQEGAWKKPQNLYWSRGGSLSSLPGLHPRVNPRLEAGTMTKKWHMAYHGSNVAAIRRVLDRGELGAGTASILSCRPLKGKPGVGFEEPGENCAPPREEQPPSVLLSPSLQYAGAETLASKVQFRDPKSQRTHQAQVAFQVCVRPGSYTPGPPSATLREPPDPHFSPAELEWITKEKGATLLYALLVRVE